In one Modestobacter sp. L9-4 genomic region, the following are encoded:
- a CDS encoding AarF/ABC1/UbiB kinase family protein has translation MSRTAKLAALPLGAAGRATLGIGKRLSGRPADEVNAELQEKAAEQLFAVLGQLKGGAMKLGQQLSIFEAAVPEEMAGPYRQALVKLQEAAPPMPVRTVHAVLGQQLGSRWRERFRDFDDTPAAAASIGQVHRATWRDGRDVAVKIQYPGAGPALMADLNQLARFARLFAAMFPGMEVKPLIAELKARAEEELDYGLEADAQRAFAAAYADDEQIVVPRIVASAPKVIVSEWLEGTPLSRITAEGTREQRDRAGLLMAVLHFSGPRRAGLLHADPHPGNFRLMPDGRLGVIDFGATARLPDGLPEPIGRLVRWALDGRADDVLTDLRAEGFVRQDVEVDAQGVLDFILPFLAPLSTPSFQFTRAWMQEQAMRIGDPRSDASRLGRQLNLPPAYLLIHRVTIGSIGVLCQLDAEAPYRGVCEEWLPGFAG, from the coding sequence GTGTCCCGAACGGCCAAGCTGGCCGCACTGCCGCTCGGGGCCGCCGGCCGGGCCACACTGGGCATCGGCAAGCGACTGTCGGGCCGGCCGGCCGACGAGGTGAACGCCGAGCTGCAGGAGAAGGCCGCCGAGCAGCTGTTCGCCGTCCTGGGCCAGCTCAAGGGCGGGGCCATGAAGCTGGGCCAGCAGCTGTCGATCTTCGAGGCCGCCGTGCCCGAGGAGATGGCCGGGCCCTACCGCCAGGCGCTGGTCAAGCTGCAGGAGGCCGCCCCGCCGATGCCGGTGCGCACCGTGCACGCCGTGCTGGGCCAGCAACTGGGCTCCCGCTGGCGCGAGCGGTTCCGCGACTTCGACGACACCCCTGCGGCCGCGGCCAGCATCGGGCAGGTCCACCGCGCCACGTGGCGGGACGGCCGGGACGTCGCGGTGAAGATCCAGTACCCCGGCGCCGGTCCCGCGCTCATGGCCGACCTCAACCAGCTGGCCCGCTTCGCCCGTCTCTTCGCCGCGATGTTCCCCGGCATGGAGGTCAAGCCGCTCATCGCCGAGCTGAAGGCGCGCGCCGAGGAGGAGCTGGACTACGGCCTGGAGGCCGACGCGCAGCGCGCCTTCGCCGCCGCGTACGCCGACGACGAGCAGATCGTCGTGCCGCGGATCGTGGCCAGCGCGCCGAAGGTGATCGTCTCCGAGTGGCTCGAGGGCACGCCGCTGTCGCGGATCACCGCCGAGGGCACCCGGGAGCAGCGTGACCGCGCCGGCCTGCTGATGGCCGTGCTGCACTTCTCCGGCCCGAGGCGGGCCGGGCTGCTGCACGCCGACCCGCACCCGGGCAACTTCCGGCTGATGCCCGACGGCCGGCTCGGGGTCATCGACTTCGGCGCCACCGCCCGGCTGCCCGACGGGCTGCCCGAGCCGATCGGCCGGCTGGTGCGCTGGGCCCTCGACGGCCGGGCCGACGACGTGCTGACCGACCTGCGGGCCGAGGGCTTCGTGCGCCAGGACGTCGAGGTCGACGCCCAGGGCGTGCTCGACTTCATCCTGCCGTTCCTGGCACCGCTGTCCACGCCGTCCTTCCAGTTCACCCGGGCGTGGATGCAGGAGCAGGCGATGCGGATCGGCGACCCGCGCAGCGACGCGAGCCGGCTGGGCCGCCAGCTGAACCTGCCGCCCGCGTACCTGCTGATCCACCGGGTCACGATCGGGTCGATCGGCGTGCTCTGCCAGCTCGACGCCGAGGCGCCCTACCGGGGTGTCTGCGAGGAGTGGCTGCCCGGCTTCGCCGGCTGA
- a CDS encoding WhiB family transcriptional regulator translates to MSTPGPAAQVVRRVLPCRVTDPELWFAESPDQLEQAKRLCVGCPVQEACLAGALDRAEPWGVWGGEIFDRGVVIARKRPRGRPPKVRTEAAA, encoded by the coding sequence GTGTCCACCCCGGGCCCGGCGGCGCAGGTCGTGCGCCGGGTGCTGCCCTGCCGGGTCACCGACCCCGAGTTGTGGTTCGCCGAGAGCCCGGACCAGCTCGAGCAGGCCAAGCGGCTGTGCGTCGGGTGCCCGGTGCAGGAGGCCTGCCTCGCCGGGGCCCTCGACCGGGCCGAGCCCTGGGGCGTCTGGGGCGGCGAGATCTTCGACCGGGGGGTCGTCATCGCCCGCAAGCGGCCCCGGGGCCGCCCGCCGAAGGTCCGCACCGAGGCCGCCGCGTGA